The nucleotide window AGCCTGCCATCACCTGCTGGCGCACGACCTACCAGCTTTCGGCCAAGACATGTACGGCTCCCACGCCGGCTTGCGCGACCAGTACGAAGTGAGCTGCCCGGAGCTGGACGTTCTGGTCGAGCTAGCCCGCCCCTTGCCCGGGGTAGTGGGTGCCCGCATGATGGGCGGCGGCTTCGGCGGCTGTACCATCAACCTGGTGGAAGCCAGTGCGGTGGAAAGCTTTGTGGCGGCCATGAAGCCGGCCTACGAAAAGCAAACGGGTATTGCCCTGGAAACCTACCAGACCACCATCGTAGACGGCGTAGGCGTACTGGCCCCGGTTGCCGTTTCTTAAATTTCACCACTCTTTCCTTTATGGCTGAGTTTGACATCACCGAGCACCCCCACCGCCGCTACAACGCCCTGACCGGGGAGTGGCTGCTGGTGTCGCCGCACCGCTCCAAGCGCCCCTGGCAGGGGCAGCAGGAAACCACCGAGGCCGAGCAGCGCCCCGCCTTCGACCCTACCTGCTACCTCTGCCCTGGCAATACCCGGGCGGGCGGGGCCGTGAATCCGCCCTACACCGGCACGTTTGTATTCGACAACGACTTTGCCGCCCTCACCGCCGATGCGCCTCTGGGCTCAGTGAACGTGGGCGGACTTTTGCGGGCCGAGGCCGAGTCGGGCGTGGGCCGCGTTATCTGCTTCTCGCCTCGCCACGACCTCACCCTGCCCGAAATGGAGGTAGTTGCCATCCGCGGAGTGGTGGACGTGTGGGTAGAGCAGTTCCAGGAGCTGGGCTCTCGCCCCGATATCAACTATGTGCAGATTTTCGAGAACAAGGGCCAGGTAATGGGCTGCTCGAACCCGCACCCGCACGGGCAGATCTGGGCCCAGCGCACCGTGCCCGGCGAGCCGGCCAAGGAAACCGTGCAGCAGGCCGCTTATTTCCAGGAGCACGGCCGCAGCCTGCTTACTGATTACCTGGCCCTGGAGCTAAAGGAACAGCAGCGGGTGGTGCTGGAAAACGCGCATTGGGTGGCCCTGGTGCCCTATTGGGCTGTGTGGCCCTTCGAGACGCTGGTGCTGCCGCGGCGCCACGTCACGGACATCACCCAGCTGTCGGACGAGGAAAAGGATGCTTTTGCTGGCATTCTGCAGCAGCTCACCATCCGCTACGACA belongs to Hymenobacter sp. J193 and includes:
- a CDS encoding UDP-glucose--hexose-1-phosphate uridylyltransferase — translated: MAEFDITEHPHRRYNALTGEWLLVSPHRSKRPWQGQQETTEAEQRPAFDPTCYLCPGNTRAGGAVNPPYTGTFVFDNDFAALTADAPLGSVNVGGLLRAEAESGVGRVICFSPRHDLTLPEMEVVAIRGVVDVWVEQFQELGSRPDINYVQIFENKGQVMGCSNPHPHGQIWAQRTVPGEPAKETVQQAAYFQEHGRSLLTDYLALELKEQQRVVLENAHWVALVPYWAVWPFETLVLPRRHVTDITQLSDEEKDAFAGILQQLTIRYDNLFQISFPYSAGLHQRPTDGQEHPEWHLHMHFYPPLLRSATVRKFMVGYEMLGDPQRDITPEAAAQRLRELPAVHYKQAAAPAPN